In Nitratireductor mangrovi, the genomic window CCGCCGATCGCCACGAAGCAGACGCCCGCGGCGCGCTCGATCCAGTGGCGGGCGCGCCCGAATGACCGGATCACCGGGGCCGACGACATGCACAGGCTGACGAAGGCGTACCATAGAGCCGAGCTCGCCATGACCAGCGCCACCATTGTCGCCATCAGCCACCCGGGCGTTTCGGCGGTCACCGAGGTGGCGAAGACGCTGGCAAACAACACCACGGCCTTGGGATTGGTCAGCGTGACCAGGAACCCGAACAGCAGCGAATTCCCGCGCGAGCCTTTTTCATCATCGATCTCGATCGTTTCCGGTTTCGCGAGCACCAGCCTGATGCCGAGATAGATCAGATAGGCGCCGCCCACTGCCCTGACCGCCCAGGCCAGCCATTCGAACTCGACGAGGACGGCCGACAGCCCGACCAGACTGAGCGTGGCATACATTCCGAGCCCGAGAGTCACGCCGAGCGTCGTCATCAGCCCCGCCGCTGTGCCGCGCGTCATCGACGAACGCACCACGGCGACGAAATCGGGGCCCGGCAGGATCAGCGCCGGGATGAAGATGGCGAACACGGTGACGAGCAGGACGGCGGGTTCCATGGGGCACGGGCCTCGAAATGCGGCTACTCGAACAAGTCAACCACCACGTCCGCCCGCTTGCAATAAGCACGGTCGTGATAGCTCACCCCTGGTCTGGCCCCCGCACCGTCGAGCGCCAGACTTCCTTGTGGATGATGTCGGCCACTTTAGCCCGGCCGTCTTCGGGCTTCTTTCACGTGAAGGCGTCGGGCATCGACTCCTTCTTCTTGGCCACATAGTCCTTGAGCCCGTCATGCACGCCCGGATCGAGCGTCGGCGCCTCGTAATTTTCCAGCCAGCGCCGCGCCAGGCCATTGGCGCGCTGGGGCGCGGTCTTCTCGCCTTCCGCCTGCCACTGCTCGAAGGAATTGTTGTCGGCGATCGACGAGCGATAGAAAGCGGTCTGGAAATTCGCCTGGGTATGGGCGCAGCCGAGATAGTGGCTGCCCGGCCCGACCTCGCGGATGGCGTCCATCGCCTGCCCGTTCTCCGAAAGGTCGACGCCGACGGCAAGCTTCTGCGCCATGCCGAGCTGGTCGACATCCATGACGAACTTCTCGTAGCACGACGCCAGCCCGCCCTCGAGCCAACCGGCCGAATGCAGCACGAAATTCGTGCCTGCCAGAAGCGTCGCATTGAGCGTGTTGGCGCTCTCATAGGCGGCCTGCGCATCGGGAATCTTGGAGGCGCACAGCGAGCCGCC contains:
- a CDS encoding LysE family translocator, translating into MEPAVLLVTVFAIFIPALILPGPDFVAVVRSSMTRGTAAGLMTTLGVTLGLGMYATLSLVGLSAVLVEFEWLAWAVRAVGGAYLIYLGIRLVLAKPETIEIDDEKGSRGNSLLFGFLVTLTNPKAVVLFASVFATSVTAETPGWLMATMVALVMASSALWYAFVSLCMSSAPVIRSFGRARHWIERAAGVCFVAIGGKILADSRNPITP